In the Longimicrobium sp. genome, CCTGCCGTGCGTGGCCGGGCAGCCCGGCCAGCGTGGCGATTTGCCCGTACGTCGCCACCCGCCCGCGCGGGATCTTCCGGACGGCGGCGTAGATGCGGGCGTACGCGTCCGAACTCACCCGAGACGCACCCTCACACCAGCACCTGGAGGCGTCCGGGATGAATCTCGATGCTAACCTCGCGAGCGTCTTCGGCGATGATCTCGCCGTCCGCATGCACCGGGAGCGGGTCCGGGCTGGTGACGCGGACATGATGGGCCTGGCGCATCCGCACGCACGTGGCGCCGGTGTGCGTGCCGCGCAGCACCTGCGGAAGAAAGCGGAGGATACCCAGCGTCCCCAGTCCGTCGCACATGCAGACGTCCAGCACGCCATCGTCGATGCGCGCATCGGGGCAGATCCAGAACCCGCCCCCGTGGCGGCCGCCGTTCCCGATGGTGACCAGCGTCATGGGCCCGTCCCCCGCCTCCTGCCTGTCGATCTCCACCCGCATCCGCGGCGGCTCGTAGACGCGAAGCACCTTCGAAAGCGCGTGAAGGTACATCGCCAAGCCACGAAAGCGCCGGCGGCGGTCCACCTCGATGGCCACGCGCGCATCAAGCCCGATCCCGACGCCGTTGCTGAACCAGCGCCCGTTCACGCTGCCGACGTCCACCTGCCGCCAGGCACCCGCGACGATGCGCCGCAGCGCCTGCACCGGGTCCGTCGGCACACCCGCCAACCGGGCGAAATCATTGCCGCTGCCGACGGGCAGAATCCCCAGGGCCGCAGGAGGCCCGTCGCCCGCGGCCAGCATCAGCCCGTTGACCACCTCGTGCACCGTGCCGTCCCCGCCCACCGCCACCACGGCGGGCCAGCCGCCGCGCGCCGCCGCCTCCGCCACCTCCGCCGCTTCACCGCGTGCGGACGTTTCCGCCACCACGTGCTCCACGCCGGCCAGCTCGCGCGCCAGCAATGCGC is a window encoding:
- a CDS encoding diacylglycerol kinase family protein encodes the protein MPIDRFYVVLNPTAGRGAAARMRALLARELAGVEHVVAETSARGEAAEVAEAAARGGWPAVVAVGGDGTVHEVVNGLMLAAGDGPPAALGILPVGSGNDFARLAGVPTDPVQALRRIVAGAWRQVDVGSVNGRWFSNGVGIGLDARVAIEVDRRRRFRGLAMYLHALSKVLRVYEPPRMRVEIDRQEAGDGPMTLVTIGNGGRHGGGFWICPDARIDDGVLDVCMCDGLGTLGILRFLPQVLRGTHTGATCVRMRQAHHVRVTSPDPLPVHADGEIIAEDAREVSIEIHPGRLQVLV